The Thermoanaerobaculia bacterium genomic interval TTCGGTCCAGGAGAGCATCCGCTTCATGTTTTCGGGGGAAGACTTGACGTTGACGTACTCGAAAGGAATGTTCCGCCGGGCGTAGTCCGCACGGGCCGCCGACGTGTAGGGTCAGGTGTCCTTCCCGAAAATCAGGACCTTTTCTTCCGCCATGGAGAGAAGTGTACCAGCGAAACTCGCGCCATCGGGCGCCGGTTCGGGGAGCCGAAATCTCTCGCGTTTCGCGCCTCCCCCATGCTACAAAGGCGCAAATCCGTCGAGGAGGAACGCGCGCATGGCCAGATCCGAAGGTCCGGTTCCCGAGTTCCAGCCTTACATTCCCGCCGATCAGGCCCCTCCCGAATTCACCGGCAAGGCGATCGTCCTCGGCGCCTTCTTCGGGCTCCTCTTCGGCGCCGCGACGGTCTACCTCGCGCTCCGCGCCGGATTGACGGTTTCGGCGTCCGTGCCGATCGCGGTCCTCTCCATCGCCGTCTTCAAGAAACTCGGCAAGTCCACGATCCTCGAGAACAACATCGTGCAGACGATCGGGTCGGCCGGCGAATCGGTCGCGGCCGGCGTCGT includes:
- a CDS encoding UXX-star (seleno)protein family 1, with the translated sequence MAEEKVLIFGKDTUPYTSAARADYARRNIPFEYVNVKSSPENMKRMLSWTEGSREVPVIVEDGKVSFGFGGT